Proteins co-encoded in one Streptomyces roseochromogenus subsp. oscitans DS 12.976 genomic window:
- a CDS encoding NAD(P)/FAD-dependent oxidoreductase, with the protein MSTTERPRILVVGGGYVGLYAARRILKKMRYGEATVTVVDPRSYMTYQPFLPEAAAGNISPRHVVVPLRRVLPKAEVLTGRVTTIDQDRKVATIAPLVGEAYELPFDYLVIALGAVSRTFPIPGLAEQGIGMKGIEESIGLRNHVLEQLDKADSTTDEEIRRKALTFVFIGGGFAGAETIGEVEDMARDAAKYYKNVSREDMRFVLVDAADKILPEVGPKLGQYGKEHLESRGVEIYLSTSMDSCVDGHVVLKNGLEVDSNTIVWTAGVKPNPALARYGLPLGPRGHVDCETTLQVKGTDYIWAAGDNAQVPDLVGRKAGNENAWCPPNAQHALRQAKVLGDNVVSGMRGFPQKDYEHANKGAVAGLGLHKGVAMIVMGKMKIKVKGRLAWYMHRGYHGMAMPTWNRKIRVFADWTLGMFLKREVVSLGAMENPREEFYEAAKPAPVAAASKTEAKAKAS; encoded by the coding sequence ATGAGCACCACGGAGCGTCCCAGGATCCTCGTAGTAGGCGGTGGGTACGTAGGCCTGTACGCAGCTCGGCGCATTCTCAAGAAGATGCGCTACGGCGAGGCGACCGTCACGGTCGTCGACCCCCGGTCGTACATGACCTACCAGCCCTTCCTCCCCGAAGCCGCCGCCGGCAACATCTCCCCTCGCCATGTCGTCGTCCCGCTGCGACGCGTGCTGCCGAAGGCGGAGGTCCTCACCGGCCGGGTCACCACCATCGACCAGGACCGCAAGGTCGCCACGATCGCCCCGCTGGTGGGCGAGGCGTACGAGCTGCCCTTCGACTACCTCGTCATCGCGCTCGGCGCGGTCTCCCGCACCTTCCCGATCCCCGGCCTCGCCGAGCAGGGCATCGGTATGAAGGGCATCGAGGAGTCCATCGGCCTGCGCAACCACGTCCTCGAGCAGCTGGACAAGGCCGACTCCACGACCGACGAGGAGATCCGCCGCAAGGCGCTCACCTTCGTCTTCATCGGTGGTGGCTTCGCGGGTGCGGAGACCATCGGCGAGGTCGAGGACATGGCCCGGGACGCGGCCAAGTACTACAAGAACGTGTCCCGTGAGGACATGCGCTTCGTCCTCGTCGACGCCGCCGACAAGATCCTGCCCGAGGTCGGCCCCAAGCTCGGCCAGTACGGCAAGGAGCACCTGGAGAGCCGCGGCGTGGAGATCTACCTCTCCACCTCGATGGACTCCTGCGTGGACGGTCATGTCGTGCTGAAGAACGGCCTCGAGGTCGACTCCAACACGATCGTGTGGACCGCCGGCGTCAAGCCCAACCCGGCCCTCGCCCGTTACGGCCTGCCCCTCGGCCCCCGCGGCCACGTCGACTGCGAGACGACCCTCCAGGTCAAGGGCACGGACTACATCTGGGCCGCCGGTGACAACGCACAGGTCCCGGACCTCGTCGGCCGCAAGGCGGGCAACGAGAACGCCTGGTGCCCGCCGAACGCCCAGCACGCGCTGCGCCAGGCCAAGGTCCTGGGCGACAACGTGGTCTCCGGTATGCGGGGCTTCCCGCAGAAGGACTACGAGCACGCCAACAAGGGTGCGGTCGCCGGTCTCGGCCTGCACAAGGGCGTGGCGATGATCGTCATGGGCAAGATGAAGATCAAGGTCAAGGGCCGCCTCGCCTGGTACATGCACCGTGGCTACCACGGCATGGCGATGCCGACCTGGAACCGCAAGATCCGCGTCTTCGCCGACTGGACCCTCGGCATGTTCCTCAAGCGCGAGGTGGTCTCCCTCGGCGCGATGGAGAACCCGCGCGAGGAGTTCTACGAGGCGGCCAAGCCGGCGCCGGTGGCTGCCGCGAGCAAGACCGAGGCGAAGGCCAAGGCCTCCTGA
- a CDS encoding SGNH/GDSL hydrolase family protein translates to MTSMSRARVARRIAAGAAYGGGGVGLIGAAAVGVLLAEVRLARRHVGNGSGGRVPVADGLYGWGSPHSGKAGSGGSGGAYGVPEEPPLRLALLGDSTAAGQGVHRAGQTPGALLASGLAAVAERPVELRNVAQPGAQSDALDHQVAQILSGSSHVPDICVIMIGANDVTHRMPPTRSVRHLSAAVRRLRTAGAEVVVGTCPDLGTIEPVQQPLRWLARRASRQLAAAQTIGVVEQGGRTVSLGDLLGPEFAANPRELFGPDNYHPSAEGYATAAMAVLPTVCAALGLWPAEEERPDVSRREGFLPVARAAAEAASEAGTEVTAAMPTGPRGPWALLKRRRRRRVPEAEPATPSV, encoded by the coding sequence ATGACGAGCATGTCGAGGGCGAGAGTGGCCCGGCGTATCGCGGCCGGAGCGGCGTACGGCGGTGGCGGGGTCGGGCTGATCGGGGCGGCCGCGGTCGGCGTGCTGCTGGCGGAGGTACGGCTGGCCCGCCGCCACGTGGGCAACGGCAGCGGCGGCCGCGTCCCGGTGGCCGACGGGTTGTACGGATGGGGGTCCCCTCACTCGGGAAAAGCCGGGAGTGGGGGGAGCGGTGGAGCGTACGGCGTCCCCGAGGAACCGCCTCTCCGCCTGGCCCTGCTCGGCGATTCGACGGCGGCCGGGCAGGGCGTGCACCGGGCGGGGCAGACTCCGGGCGCGCTGCTGGCCTCGGGGCTGGCGGCGGTGGCGGAACGCCCCGTGGAGCTACGGAACGTCGCCCAGCCCGGGGCCCAGTCCGACGCCCTGGACCACCAGGTGGCCCAGATCCTTTCCGGGTCCTCGCACGTCCCCGACATCTGCGTGATCATGATCGGCGCGAACGACGTGACCCACCGGATGCCGCCGACCCGTTCGGTACGTCATCTGTCGGCGGCGGTACGGCGGCTGCGCACGGCCGGTGCGGAGGTGGTGGTCGGCACCTGTCCCGACCTCGGCACGATCGAGCCGGTGCAGCAGCCGCTGCGCTGGCTGGCCCGGCGGGCCTCCCGGCAGCTGGCGGCCGCCCAGACGATCGGGGTCGTGGAACAGGGCGGGCGCACGGTGTCGCTGGGCGACCTGCTGGGCCCCGAGTTCGCGGCGAACCCGCGGGAACTGTTCGGGCCCGACAACTACCACCCCTCGGCGGAGGGCTACGCGACGGCGGCGATGGCCGTACTGCCGACGGTGTGCGCGGCACTGGGCCTGTGGCCGGCGGAGGAGGAGCGCCCCGACGTCTCCCGCCGCGAGGGCTTCCTGCCCGTTGCTCGCGCCGCGGCCGAGGCGGCCTCGGAGGCCGGCACGGAGGTCACCGCGGCGATGCCGACGGGGCCGCGGGGACCGTGGGCGCTGCTCAAGCGGAGGCGGCGGCGCCGGGTACCGGAGGCCGAGCCCGCGACTCCGTCGGTCTGA
- a CDS encoding ABC transporter ATP-binding protein gives MTTTPTAARTSTVAARATELSKIYGQGETRVVALDRVSVDFRQAEFTAIMGPSGSGKSTLMHCVAGLDTFSSGSVRIGDTELGSLKDKQLTKLRRDKIGFIFQAFNLLPTLTALENITLPMDIAGRKADKAWLDQVISMVGLSDRLSHRPAQLSGGQQQRVAVARALASKPDIIFGDEPTGNLDSRSGAEVLGFLRNSVRELGQTVVMVTHDPVAAAYADRVVFLADGRIVDEIHGPTADAVLDLMKQFDAKGRTS, from the coding sequence GTGACCACCACACCGACCGCCGCCCGGACCAGCACCGTGGCCGCCCGCGCCACAGAGCTGTCGAAGATCTACGGGCAGGGTGAGACCCGGGTGGTCGCCCTGGACCGGGTCTCCGTCGACTTCCGGCAGGCCGAGTTCACCGCGATCATGGGCCCGTCCGGTTCGGGCAAGTCCACGCTGATGCACTGCGTGGCGGGCCTCGACACCTTCTCGTCCGGATCGGTGCGCATAGGCGACACCGAGCTGGGCTCCCTGAAGGACAAGCAGCTGACCAAGCTGCGCCGGGACAAGATCGGCTTCATCTTCCAGGCCTTCAACCTGCTGCCGACGCTGACCGCCCTGGAGAACATCACCCTCCCGATGGACATCGCGGGCCGCAAGGCCGACAAGGCGTGGCTGGACCAGGTGATCTCGATGGTCGGCCTGTCCGACCGGCTCAGCCACCGGCCCGCGCAGCTCTCCGGCGGCCAGCAGCAGCGCGTGGCCGTCGCCCGTGCCCTGGCCTCCAAGCCGGACATCATCTTCGGCGACGAGCCGACCGGAAACCTCGACTCGCGATCCGGCGCCGAGGTGCTCGGCTTCCTGCGCAACTCGGTGCGCGAACTGGGCCAGACCGTCGTCATGGTGACCCATGACCCGGTAGCCGCCGCCTATGCCGACCGCGTGGTCTTCCTCGCGGACGGCCGGATCGTCGACGAGATCCACGGCCCGACGGCCGACGCCGTCCTCGACCTGATGAAGCAGTTCGACGCGAAGGGCCGTACCAGCTGA
- a CDS encoding SAM-dependent methyltransferase, translating into MADAASRLRSLAEQVLGAPLPVRLRAWDGSQAGPPEAPALIVRNRRALRRMLFKPGELGLVRAWVSGDLDVEGDLYSALDALAGLVWERGDDARGLVESLRDPVVRAAVRELLKLAGPPIPPAPPREEVRRPRRHLHTRRTDRQAISHHYDVGNDFYELVLGPSMVYSCAYWGAVDNDETLETAQRDKLELISAKLGLTPGQRLLDVGCGWGSMAIHAAREHGVSVVGVTLSQEQAAYACKRVADEGLTDRVEIRVQDYRDVRDGPFDAISSIGMAEHVGAERYLEYARQLYGLLKPGGRLLNHQIARRPQRDETAYEVDPFIDAYVFPDGELAPIGTTVTQLERAGFEVRDVEAIREHYARTLRQWVASLEADWDRAVRLAGPGRARVWRLYMAACALAFESNRIGVNQVLAVRTPESGASGLPLRTRTWNT; encoded by the coding sequence ATGGCCGACGCCGCGTCGCGGCTGAGGAGTCTTGCCGAGCAGGTACTGGGAGCCCCGCTCCCGGTCCGACTGCGGGCCTGGGACGGATCACAGGCCGGGCCGCCGGAGGCACCGGCGCTGATCGTACGCAACCGCCGTGCCCTGCGCCGCATGTTGTTCAAACCGGGCGAGCTGGGCCTCGTCCGCGCCTGGGTCTCCGGCGATCTGGACGTCGAGGGTGATCTGTACTCCGCGCTGGACGCGCTGGCGGGACTGGTGTGGGAACGCGGGGATGACGCCCGCGGTCTCGTCGAGAGCCTGCGCGACCCCGTTGTGCGGGCCGCCGTACGCGAGTTGCTGAAGCTGGCGGGGCCGCCGATCCCGCCCGCCCCGCCGCGCGAGGAGGTGCGCAGGCCGCGCCGGCATCTGCACACCCGCCGCACCGACCGGCAGGCCATCAGCCACCACTACGACGTCGGCAACGACTTCTACGAGCTGGTCCTCGGCCCGTCGATGGTCTATTCCTGCGCATACTGGGGGGCCGTCGACAATGACGAGACGCTGGAGACCGCCCAGCGCGACAAGCTCGAACTCATCAGCGCCAAACTCGGCCTGACGCCCGGTCAGCGGCTGCTGGACGTCGGCTGCGGCTGGGGCTCGATGGCCATCCACGCGGCCCGTGAGCACGGTGTGAGCGTCGTCGGGGTCACGCTCTCGCAGGAGCAGGCGGCGTACGCCTGTAAGCGCGTCGCCGACGAGGGGCTGACCGACCGGGTGGAGATCCGGGTCCAGGACTACCGGGACGTCAGGGACGGCCCGTTCGACGCGATCTCCTCCATCGGGATGGCCGAACACGTCGGCGCCGAGCGCTATCTGGAGTACGCCCGTCAGCTGTACGGCCTGCTGAAGCCCGGCGGGCGGCTGCTCAACCACCAGATCGCCCGCCGCCCGCAGCGGGACGAGACGGCGTACGAGGTCGACCCGTTCATCGACGCGTATGTCTTCCCCGACGGCGAACTCGCGCCCATCGGCACCACCGTCACCCAGCTGGAGCGCGCCGGGTTCGAGGTGCGGGATGTGGAGGCCATCCGCGAGCACTACGCCCGCACCCTGCGCCAGTGGGTCGCCAGCCTGGAGGCGGACTGGGACCGCGCCGTCCGCCTCGCCGGCCCCGGCCGCGCCCGCGTCTGGCGGCTGTACATGGCCGCCTGCGCGCTCGCCTTCGAGAGCAACCGGATCGGCGTCAACCAGGTCCTGGCCGTCCGCACTCCTGAGTCCGGCGCCTCCGGGCTGCCGTTGCGCACCCGTACCTGGAACACCTGA
- a CDS encoding ABC transporter permease translates to MFRTALRNVLAHKARLLMTVLAVMLGVAFVSGTLVFTNTISDAYQKSSAKGFDQVDVAVQSKYQDSKGDKVGKTPDLTQAMLDKASKVPGAASATGVVSGFTAVADKDGKLLGGDWQSAGGNYWGTKDARYPLVSGHAPHGRDEVLLDSRTAKRAGYKVGDTVRLSVDGPVLTPTISGVFTTDDGNVAAGGSLALFDTPTAQKLFGKQGGYDEIDVKAAAGTSQSALKSALDAALPSHLVETTTGKQLADDQAKQIADSMSGLKQSLLVFAGIALFVGTFIIANTFTMLVAQRTRELALLRAVGASRRQVTRSVLIEAFAVGTVAGVTGLVAGIGIGAGLRTLLGSFGASVPDGPLVISPGTVVAALAVGILITMLAAWLPGRRAAKIPPVAAMSSVHAKATTKSLVLRNTLGSLFAAAGVATVVGATTMDADSAQGPMGIGAVLLIIGVFILTPLLSRPLIAAAAPVLRVFGVSGKLARQNSVRNPRRTAATASALMIGLTLITGMTVMAGSLQTAIDKMASSAIRADYVVSMANRSPLSPDVAEKVAATAGVTASSPLRNAESRIDGKTEFLTGVNGAAIGKLTDLKVDEGTFKVGGSQIVVDKDRAKEYGWTPGSHFTAHFEDGKARTLTVAGVYEGNDMIRGIMLDNKVLTPHLKNPADMQVMVKTANGASEAAKDKLVQALGANPAIKIQDKQDISNSIAQIFTTMLNMLYGLLGMAVIVAVLGVINTLAMSVFERSQEIGMLRAIGLDRKAVKRMVRLESLVISLFGGVLGIGLGVFFGWAAGQLLGTKMPTYELVLPWGRMAVFLLLAGAVGVLAALWPARRAAKLNMLAAIKAE, encoded by the coding sequence ATGTTCCGCACCGCCCTGCGCAACGTCCTCGCGCACAAGGCCCGGCTCCTGATGACCGTGCTCGCCGTCATGCTCGGCGTGGCCTTCGTCTCCGGGACGCTGGTCTTCACCAACACCATCTCCGACGCCTACCAGAAGAGCTCCGCCAAGGGCTTCGACCAGGTCGACGTCGCCGTGCAGTCCAAGTACCAGGACTCCAAGGGCGACAAGGTCGGCAAGACGCCGGATCTGACCCAGGCCATGCTGGACAAGGCCTCGAAGGTCCCCGGCGCCGCCTCCGCGACCGGTGTCGTCAGCGGCTTCACCGCCGTCGCCGACAAGGACGGCAAGCTGCTCGGCGGCGACTGGCAGTCCGCCGGCGGCAACTACTGGGGCACCAAGGACGCCCGCTACCCGCTGGTCAGCGGCCACGCCCCGCACGGCAGGGACGAGGTGCTGCTCGACTCCAGGACCGCGAAGCGGGCCGGCTACAAGGTCGGCGACACCGTGCGGCTCTCCGTCGACGGCCCGGTCCTCACCCCGACCATCAGCGGCGTCTTCACCACCGACGACGGCAATGTCGCCGCGGGCGGCAGCCTCGCCCTGTTCGACACGCCGACCGCGCAGAAGCTGTTCGGCAAGCAGGGCGGCTACGACGAGATCGACGTCAAGGCCGCAGCCGGCACCAGCCAGTCCGCGCTGAAGTCCGCGCTGGACGCGGCGCTGCCCTCGCACCTGGTGGAGACCACCACCGGCAAGCAGCTCGCCGACGACCAGGCGAAGCAGATCGCCGACTCCATGAGCGGGCTGAAGCAGTCCCTGCTGGTGTTCGCCGGTATCGCCCTGTTCGTCGGCACGTTCATCATCGCCAACACCTTCACCATGCTGGTCGCCCAGCGCACCCGGGAACTGGCTCTGCTGCGCGCGGTCGGCGCCTCCCGCCGCCAGGTCACCCGCTCGGTCCTCATCGAGGCGTTCGCGGTCGGTACGGTCGCCGGTGTCACCGGTCTGGTCGCCGGTATCGGCATCGGCGCGGGCCTGCGCACCCTGCTGGGCTCCTTCGGCGCGAGCGTGCCCGACGGACCGCTGGTCATCAGCCCCGGCACCGTGGTCGCCGCCCTCGCGGTCGGCATCCTCATCACCATGCTGGCCGCCTGGCTGCCCGGCCGCCGGGCCGCGAAGATCCCGCCGGTGGCAGCCATGAGCAGCGTGCACGCCAAGGCCACCACCAAGTCGCTGGTACTGCGCAACACGCTCGGCTCGCTGTTCGCGGCGGCCGGCGTCGCGACGGTCGTCGGGGCCACGACGATGGACGCCGACTCCGCCCAGGGCCCGATGGGCATCGGCGCGGTCCTGCTCATCATCGGCGTGTTCATCCTGACCCCGCTGCTGTCCCGGCCGCTGATCGCGGCCGCCGCCCCGGTGCTGCGTGTCTTCGGTGTCTCGGGCAAGCTGGCCCGCCAGAACTCGGTGCGCAACCCGCGCCGTACGGCGGCCACCGCCTCGGCGCTGATGATCGGCCTGACCCTGATCACCGGCATGACCGTGATGGCGGGCAGCCTGCAGACGGCGATCGACAAGATGGCCTCTTCGGCGATCCGCGCGGACTACGTCGTCTCGATGGCCAACCGCTCCCCGCTCTCCCCGGACGTGGCGGAGAAGGTCGCCGCCACCGCCGGCGTCACCGCCAGCAGCCCGCTGCGCAACGCCGAGTCCCGTATCGACGGCAAGACCGAGTTCCTGACCGGTGTGAACGGCGCGGCCATCGGGAAGCTGACGGACCTGAAGGTGGACGAGGGCACCTTCAAGGTGGGCGGCTCGCAGATCGTCGTGGACAAGGACCGGGCCAAGGAGTACGGCTGGACGCCCGGTTCGCACTTCACCGCGCACTTCGAGGACGGCAAGGCACGGACCCTGACGGTCGCCGGTGTCTACGAGGGCAACGACATGATCCGCGGGATCATGCTCGACAACAAGGTCCTCACCCCGCATCTGAAGAACCCGGCCGACATGCAGGTCATGGTCAAGACGGCGAACGGCGCCTCCGAAGCGGCCAAGGACAAGCTCGTACAGGCCCTGGGCGCCAACCCGGCGATCAAGATCCAGGACAAGCAGGACATCTCCAACAGCATCGCGCAGATCTTCACGACGATGCTCAACATGCTCTACGGCCTGCTCGGCATGGCGGTGATCGTCGCGGTCCTCGGTGTCATCAACACCCTGGCCATGTCGGTCTTCGAGCGCTCCCAGGAGATCGGCATGCTCCGCGCGATCGGCCTGGACCGCAAGGCGGTCAAGCGGATGGTCCGCCTGGAGTCCCTGGTGATCTCCTTGTTCGGCGGGGTGCTCGGCATCGGGCTGGGCGTGTTCTTCGGCTGGGCGGCCGGACAGCTGCTGGGCACGAAGATGCCGACGTACGAACTGGTCCTGCCCTGGGGCCGGATGGCGGTCTTCCTGCTGCTGGCGGGCGCGGTCGGTGTCCTGGCCGCCCTGTGGCCGGCCCGGCGCGCGGCGAAGCTGAACATGCTGGCGGCGATCAAGGCCGAGTAG
- a CDS encoding 4-hydroxybenzoate 3-monooxygenase: protein MRTTVGIIGAGPAGLLLARLLHRAGIGSVVLESRDRAYVEHRQRAGILEQGTVDVLREVGAGERMDREGLRHDGIELRFDRRRHRVDFPGLTGGRSVMVYAQSEVCKDLIALQLKEGGPLLFEAQALGVEGADGDRPRIPFRHQGREDVLECDYAVGCDGFWGVARGAFPAALSRVFERTYPYAWLGILADVAPSHDELVYARHERGFALFSMRPPVTRHRPSEEVASLPVESFVSRLYLQVPAETDADEWTDDAIWSELERRSRTDDGWRLERGPITRKSVTPMRSFVHEPMRHGRLFLAGDAAHIVPPTGAKGMNLAVGDVVTLARALVHEKQTGSPDLLDSYSATCLRRVWQAERFSYDMTTMLHSAPDGTPFDARLQQARLERIASSRAAATELAEAYTGFPLG from the coding sequence ATGCGCACCACCGTCGGGATCATCGGAGCGGGACCGGCCGGACTGCTGCTCGCGCGGCTGCTGCACCGCGCCGGTATCGGCTCGGTCGTCCTGGAGAGCCGCGACCGCGCCTACGTCGAGCACCGCCAGCGCGCCGGGATCCTGGAGCAGGGCACGGTGGACGTGCTGCGCGAAGTCGGCGCCGGGGAGCGGATGGACCGGGAGGGACTGCGGCACGACGGTATCGAGCTGCGCTTCGACCGCCGTCGTCACCGCGTCGACTTCCCCGGCCTGACCGGCGGCCGGTCGGTGATGGTGTACGCCCAGAGCGAGGTCTGCAAGGACCTGATCGCCCTTCAGCTGAAGGAGGGCGGACCGCTGCTGTTCGAGGCGCAGGCGCTGGGGGTCGAGGGCGCGGACGGCGACCGGCCGCGCATCCCGTTCCGGCACCAGGGCCGCGAGGACGTGCTGGAGTGCGACTACGCCGTCGGCTGCGACGGCTTCTGGGGCGTGGCCCGGGGGGCCTTCCCGGCCGCCCTCTCCCGCGTGTTCGAGCGGACGTACCCCTACGCCTGGCTCGGCATCCTCGCCGACGTCGCGCCCTCGCACGACGAACTCGTCTACGCCCGCCACGAACGCGGCTTCGCCCTCTTCTCCATGCGCCCGCCCGTCACCCGCCACCGCCCTTCCGAAGAAGTCGCTTCGCTCCCTGTTGAATCCTTCGTCTCCCGTCTCTATCTCCAGGTGCCCGCCGAAACGGACGCCGACGAATGGACCGACGACGCGATCTGGTCGGAACTGGAGCGGCGCTCCAGGACCGACGACGGCTGGCGGCTGGAGCGCGGGCCCATCACCCGGAAGTCGGTCACGCCCATGCGGTCCTTCGTTCACGAACCGATGCGCCACGGCCGTCTCTTCCTGGCCGGCGACGCCGCCCACATCGTCCCGCCGACCGGCGCCAAAGGCATGAACCTCGCCGTCGGCGACGTCGTCACCCTCGCCCGCGCCCTCGTCCACGAGAAGCAGACCGGCTCCCCGGACCTCCTCGACTCCTACTCCGCGACCTGCCTGCGCCGCGTCTGGCAGGCCGAGCGGTTCTCCTACGACATGACGACGATGCTCCATTCGGCCCCGGACGGTACGCCCTTCGACGCCCGCCTCCAGCAGGCACGGCTGGAACGGATCGCCTCCTCCCGCGCGGCCGCGACCGAACTGGCCGAGGCGTACACCGGGTTTCCGCTGGGGTAG
- a CDS encoding Bax inhibitor-1/YccA family protein, translating into MRSSNPVFSRRGFSRDNGYAGFNTAPQAGYAQGNPYAQNPYAQNPYAQGGVQYGAPPQAPVTTDRMTMDDVVVRSALTLGTVAVGAVLAWALLPVTATSYGLAVGSAIVAFVLAMIQSFKRTPSPALILGYAAFEGVFLGVISEMYNSRWSGAPFQAVLGTMAVSAATLLVYKAGWIRVTARYARIGIAIAMAFMVVMAVNLLLVAFGVAENGGLRSFGPLGALVGIIAILLGAFFLTLDFKQIEDGIAYGAPRNESWLAAFGLTMTLVWIYVEMLRLVAIFTSND; encoded by the coding sequence ATGAGGAGCAGTAACCCGGTCTTCTCGCGACGGGGGTTCAGCCGCGACAACGGCTACGCCGGCTTCAACACCGCACCGCAGGCCGGGTACGCACAGGGCAACCCGTACGCGCAGAACCCCTACGCCCAGAACCCGTACGCGCAGGGTGGCGTCCAGTACGGCGCCCCGCCGCAGGCTCCGGTCACCACCGACCGGATGACCATGGACGACGTCGTCGTCCGCTCGGCCCTCACGCTCGGCACCGTCGCCGTCGGCGCCGTCCTCGCCTGGGCGCTGCTGCCGGTCACGGCGACCAGCTACGGCCTGGCCGTCGGCTCCGCGATCGTCGCGTTCGTCCTGGCGATGATCCAGAGTTTCAAGCGCACCCCGTCGCCCGCGCTGATCCTCGGGTACGCCGCCTTCGAGGGCGTCTTCCTCGGCGTCATCAGCGAGATGTACAACAGCCGCTGGAGCGGCGCCCCCTTCCAGGCGGTGCTCGGCACCATGGCGGTCTCGGCCGCGACCTTGCTGGTCTACAAGGCCGGCTGGATCCGCGTCACCGCCCGCTACGCCCGCATCGGTATCGCCATCGCCATGGCGTTCATGGTGGTCATGGCGGTCAACCTGCTGCTGGTCGCGTTCGGCGTCGCCGAGAACGGCGGCCTGCGCAGCTTCGGCCCGCTCGGCGCGCTCGTCGGCATCATCGCGATCCTGCTCGGCGCGTTCTTCCTGACCCTCGACTTCAAGCAGATCGAGGACGGCATCGCCTACGGCGCCCCGCGCAACGAGTCCTGGCTGGCCGCGTTCGGCCTCACCATGACCCTGGTGTGGATCTACGTGGAGATGCTGCGGCTGGTGGCGATCTTCACCAGCAACGACTAG
- a CDS encoding DUF4287 domain-containing protein: MSQLFSEETHRNLLARIPHCTGREVSDWLRTVEEGPALFRFEEKVSWLRHEYDLAYGHAKAIVHEYDLRRAARKLL; this comes from the coding sequence ATGTCCCAACTCTTCTCCGAGGAGACCCACCGCAATCTGCTCGCCCGCATCCCCCATTGCACCGGTCGTGAAGTCTCCGACTGGCTGCGCACCGTAGAAGAAGGCCCCGCCCTGTTCCGCTTCGAGGAGAAGGTCAGCTGGCTCCGGCACGAGTACGACCTCGCGTACGGCCACGCGAAGGCGATCGTCCATGAGTACGACCTCAGGAGGGCAGCCCGCAAGCTGCTCTAG
- a CDS encoding acetyl-CoA C-acetyltransferase: MPEAVIVSTARSPIGRAVKGSLKDLRPDDLTATIIQAALAKIPELDPRDIDDLMLGCGLPGGEQGHNLGRIVAVQMGMDHLPGCTITRYCSSSLQTSRMALHAIKAGEGDVFISAGVETVSRFIKGSSDGLPDTHNPLFAEAEARTEAVAQQEGTTWHDPREDGLLPDPYIAMGQTAENLARAKGITRQDMDEFGVRSQNLAEQAIKNGFWEREITPVTLPDGTVVSKDDGPRPGVTLEGVAGLKPVFRPDGLVTAGNCCPLNDGAAAVVIMSDTKARELGLTPLARIVSTGVSGLSPEIMGLGPVEASQQALRRAGLTIDDIDLVEINEAFAAQVIPSYRDLGIDIDKLNVNGGAIAVGHPFGMTGARITGTLINSLQWHDKQFGLETMCVGGGQGMAMVIERLS; the protein is encoded by the coding sequence ATGCCCGAAGCCGTCATCGTCTCGACCGCCCGCTCCCCCATCGGCCGCGCCGTCAAGGGCTCCCTCAAGGATCTCCGCCCCGACGACCTGACCGCCACGATCATCCAGGCCGCGCTCGCGAAGATCCCCGAGCTGGACCCCCGGGACATCGACGACCTGATGCTCGGCTGCGGCCTCCCCGGCGGCGAGCAGGGCCACAACCTCGGCCGGATCGTCGCCGTACAGATGGGCATGGACCACCTGCCGGGCTGCACGATCACCCGCTACTGCTCCTCGTCCCTGCAGACCTCCCGCATGGCCCTGCACGCCATCAAGGCCGGCGAGGGCGACGTCTTCATCTCGGCCGGTGTCGAGACGGTCTCCCGTTTCATCAAGGGCAGCTCCGACGGCCTCCCGGACACGCACAACCCCCTCTTCGCCGAGGCCGAGGCCCGTACCGAGGCGGTCGCCCAGCAGGAGGGCACGACCTGGCACGACCCGCGCGAGGACGGCCTGCTGCCCGACCCGTACATCGCGATGGGCCAGACCGCCGAGAACCTGGCCCGCGCCAAGGGCATCACCCGCCAGGACATGGACGAATTCGGCGTCCGCTCGCAGAACCTGGCCGAGCAGGCCATCAAGAACGGCTTCTGGGAGCGTGAGATCACCCCGGTGACCCTCCCGGACGGCACGGTCGTCAGCAAGGACGACGGCCCCCGCCCCGGCGTCACCCTGGAGGGCGTCGCGGGCCTGAAGCCGGTCTTCCGCCCCGACGGCCTGGTCACGGCCGGCAACTGCTGCCCGCTCAACGACGGCGCCGCGGCTGTCGTCATCATGTCCGACACGAAGGCCCGCGAGCTGGGCCTCACCCCGCTCGCCCGCATCGTGTCGACCGGCGTCTCCGGCCTCTCCCCCGAGATCATGGGCCTCGGCCCGGTCGAGGCATCGCAGCAGGCCCTGCGCCGCGCCGGCCTGACCATCGACGACATCGACCTGGTCGAGATCAACGAGGCCTTCGCCGCCCAGGTGATCCCCTCCTACCGTGACCTCGGCATCGACATCGACAAGCTGAACGTCAACGGCGGTGCCATCGCCGTCGGCCACCCCTTCGGCATGACCGGCGCCCGGATCACCGGCACGCTCATCAACTCCCTGCAGTGGCACGACAAGCAGTTCGGCCTGGAGACGATGTGCGTCGGCGGCGGCCAGGGCATGGCGATGGTCATCGAGCGCCTCAGCTGA